The following proteins come from a genomic window of Micavibrio aeruginosavorus EPB:
- a CDS encoding AAA family ATPase — translation MAETARETTLLSIFNTIEAVMAQMQTLDKHPGVLTFLESAPTDLVQGRTLKEIVADDLMELHALVFKDVSADGRNADFYFQLMQHRHQAMVSRPDADMTLRYNADKKAETKQSAYIPMALRLTKDVPSMVQVYTYLQDSFEQLSGGFGQILFSNDAMVSYQAANEAVSALQQSDDSGTKKNLAFVHADDSKISKKLRSLLNEYASDFTIEAKDLDDNHGRDEDVKRLSRVLLQQKGASALLHGGEGIGKSTVVKALARNMAEGKGPGQMKNGSIFKLNLADMLFNGPSSVIDKKPQVKDVLLDILNNVADHNAKNPKEPVILYIEDFGNSTSALKENMTALRALIAHELSQNKDLHLIASATDQEIFLIKKQSPDVAAVFETLKLQELPADIAMIQLQRHAEKISNYHSVEITQDALDHIAAKTDRYMPNQFRPGKGIGILLSAVAESELNNESTLSIATIDNIIAEKTGLPLALIGGSASDRIENLGDTLSQRIFGQDEAVTKISKTIGLVNRNLHDPKKPLGVFYLMGSSGVGKSELAKSLSESLFVDEKALITVNLADFAEKHTVSRIVGSPPGYIGYGEETALEAVDKKPFSVVLFDEAEKAHPEVDNALMKIMDEGELTLLNGKKLNFRNCVLIFTSNLGATAAQNAADEIKEKATIGFTAPSREDRENDAQKAAAKERLQAAKDRLKPEFRNRATFIDMKDLTPEVVRTIALKKIDGVSASLRQNKLYAGLTVQLSDNALDELMSVGFDAKNGARPMDRAIRDYVKVPLADWLKQNEADLAGEAKTLTVDSVKDSFAVTATATAANQNKAETAKPVTRKPNGPAAQPA, via the coding sequence ATGGCCGAGACCGCCCGCGAAACCACCCTTCTGAGCATCTTCAACACCATTGAAGCCGTCATGGCCCAGATGCAAACGCTGGATAAACATCCAGGGGTTCTGACATTCCTGGAAAGCGCTCCGACGGACCTGGTTCAAGGCCGCACCCTTAAAGAAATTGTTGCAGATGATTTGATGGAGCTTCACGCCCTCGTCTTCAAAGATGTGTCTGCCGATGGGCGAAATGCCGATTTTTATTTCCAACTGATGCAACACCGCCATCAAGCCATGGTGTCTCGCCCCGATGCGGATATGACGTTGCGTTACAACGCCGACAAAAAGGCAGAGACAAAACAAAGCGCCTATATCCCCATGGCCCTGCGTCTGACGAAAGACGTTCCGTCGATGGTGCAGGTTTACACCTATCTGCAAGACAGCTTTGAACAACTCAGCGGCGGATTTGGACAGATTTTGTTCAGCAACGACGCCATGGTGTCCTATCAGGCCGCCAATGAGGCTGTCAGCGCCCTGCAACAAAGCGATGATAGCGGGACAAAGAAAAACCTGGCCTTCGTCCACGCGGATGACAGCAAGATCTCGAAAAAATTGCGCTCGCTGTTGAATGAATATGCGTCCGACTTCACAATCGAAGCCAAAGATCTGGACGACAATCATGGCCGTGACGAAGACGTCAAACGCCTGTCCCGTGTATTGCTGCAACAAAAAGGGGCCAGCGCCCTGCTCCATGGCGGCGAAGGCATTGGCAAGAGCACTGTGGTCAAAGCCCTGGCCAGAAACATGGCCGAAGGCAAAGGCCCCGGTCAGATGAAGAATGGCAGCATTTTCAAATTGAATCTGGCCGACATGCTGTTTAACGGCCCGTCATCGGTTATCGACAAAAAACCGCAGGTGAAAGACGTCCTGCTGGATATTTTGAACAATGTGGCCGATCACAACGCCAAAAACCCGAAAGAACCCGTTATCCTGTATATCGAGGACTTTGGAAATTCGACATCGGCATTGAAAGAAAATATGACAGCCCTGCGCGCGCTGATCGCCCACGAATTGTCCCAGAACAAAGACCTGCATTTGATTGCCAGCGCGACAGACCAGGAAATATTCCTGATCAAAAAACAATCGCCGGATGTTGCAGCCGTATTTGAAACACTGAAACTTCAAGAACTGCCCGCCGATATTGCAATGATACAATTGCAACGTCATGCGGAAAAAATTTCCAACTATCACTCGGTTGAAATTACACAGGACGCTTTGGATCATATCGCGGCAAAAACCGATCGTTATATGCCCAACCAATTCCGCCCCGGAAAAGGCATCGGCATTTTGCTGTCCGCCGTTGCGGAAAGCGAGCTGAACAATGAATCCACGCTGAGCATTGCGACGATTGATAACATCATCGCCGAAAAAACAGGCCTGCCGCTGGCTTTAATCGGCGGATCGGCATCGGATCGCATCGAAAATCTGGGCGATACTTTGTCCCAACGGATTTTCGGCCAGGACGAAGCCGTAACAAAAATTTCCAAAACCATTGGGTTGGTGAACCGCAATTTGCACGACCCGAAAAAGCCGCTGGGCGTCTTCTACCTGATGGGCAGCAGCGGCGTCGGGAAAAGCGAGCTGGCAAAATCCTTGTCGGAATCGCTGTTTGTCGATGAAAAAGCACTGATCACCGTGAACCTGGCCGACTTCGCCGAAAAACACACGGTCAGCCGCATCGTCGGTTCCCCGCCGGGCTACATTGGTTACGGTGAAGAAACCGCGCTGGAAGCCGTGGACAAAAAACCCTTCTCTGTCGTGCTGTTCGACGAAGCCGAAAAGGCCCACCCGGAAGTGGACAACGCCCTGATGAAAATCATGGATGAAGGCGAGCTGACCCTGCTGAACGGCAAGAAGCTGAACTTCCGCAACTGCGTCCTGATCTTCACCAGTAACTTGGGGGCAACCGCAGCCCAAAATGCCGCCGATGAAATCAAGGAAAAGGCGACAATTGGCTTCACCGCCCCTTCGAGAGAAGATCGCGAAAACGATGCCCAAAAAGCCGCCGCGAAAGAACGGTTACAAGCCGCGAAAGACCGCCTGAAACCGGAATTCCGCAACCGGGCGACCTTTATCGACATGAAGGATCTGACGCCGGAGGTTGTCCGCACCATCGCGCTGAAGAAAATCGACGGCGTGTCGGCCAGCCTGCGCCAGAACAAGCTCTATGCCGGATTGACGGTCCAGCTGTCCGACAATGCGCTGGATGAGTTGATGAGCGTTGGCTTCGACGCCAAGAACGGGGCCCGCCCGATGGATCGCGCCATCCGCGATTACGTCAAGGTTCCGTTGGCCGATTGGTTGAAGCAAAACGAAGCCGATCTGGCCGGGGAAGCCAAAACCCTGACCGTCGACAGCGTGAAAGACAGCTTCGCCGTGACAGCCACCGCGACCGCCGCCAACCAGAACAAGGCCGAGACCGCCAAACCGGTCACCCGCAAACCGAACGGCCCGGCGGCGCAGCCGGCTTAA